In Microbacterium binotii, one DNA window encodes the following:
- a CDS encoding winged helix-turn-helix domain-containing protein, with amino-acid sequence MSDLDSLRATAHPIRLRLLSLTTGAAMSAAEAARDLGVSQASASYHFRVLERAGLVRVVEVVKVRGGEAKRYRHESSAQPFDVDAPHERLPLEDRQLYVEALVDELRRRSALRIDGPALSTDAELWIAPELWRRVVHHIGQATTVLHAGAQRPRTPGTVPVSMTLSMFPLRKP; translated from the coding sequence GTGTCCGATCTCGATTCGCTGCGCGCGACAGCGCACCCCATCCGTCTTCGGCTGTTGTCGCTGACCACGGGAGCGGCGATGAGCGCCGCCGAGGCTGCGCGAGATCTGGGCGTCTCGCAGGCGAGTGCCAGCTACCACTTCCGTGTTCTCGAGCGGGCCGGCCTGGTACGGGTCGTCGAGGTGGTCAAGGTGCGCGGTGGCGAAGCCAAGCGCTACCGCCATGAGTCGTCCGCGCAGCCGTTCGACGTCGACGCCCCTCACGAGCGGCTGCCTCTGGAGGACCGACAGCTGTACGTCGAGGCTCTGGTCGACGAGCTGCGCAGGCGCAGCGCCTTGCGCATCGACGGTCCCGCGCTCTCGACGGATGCCGAGCTGTGGATCGCGCCGGAGCTCTGGCGGCGCGTGGTGCACCACATCGGCCAGGCGACGACGGTCCTCCACGCAGGCGCGCAGAGGCCCCGCACTCCCGGAACCGTTCCGGTGTCCATGACGCTGTCCATGTTCCCTCTGCGCAAGCCGTGA
- a CDS encoding VOC family protein: MSDFSNAFDVSPVPAPGPDAVAPELFRGIYGMPMFVTIPTADIPASVDFWTRGLGFFELFAIPGQLVHLRRWAFQDVLLVPAASVDQAPTAMSASFACVLGQVDDIADAVRAVDAGAMTGPRDTAWNTRDIEVLTPENVRVVFTAAKPFDPTSEETAALRAVGIGVEGGDNGEHV, translated from the coding sequence ATGAGCGACTTCTCCAACGCCTTCGACGTCAGTCCCGTGCCTGCTCCCGGACCCGATGCCGTCGCCCCCGAGCTGTTCCGCGGGATCTACGGCATGCCCATGTTCGTCACGATCCCGACCGCCGATATCCCCGCGTCCGTCGACTTCTGGACCCGCGGGCTGGGCTTCTTCGAGCTCTTCGCGATCCCGGGGCAGCTCGTGCACCTGCGCCGGTGGGCGTTCCAGGACGTCCTGCTGGTGCCGGCCGCATCCGTGGATCAGGCGCCGACGGCGATGAGCGCCAGCTTCGCCTGCGTGCTGGGTCAGGTGGACGACATCGCGGATGCGGTTCGCGCCGTGGATGCGGGAGCGATGACCGGTCCGCGCGACACCGCATGGAACACCCGCGACATCGAGGTGCTGACGCCCGAGAACGTTCGCGTCGTGTTCACCGCGGCCAAGCCGTTCGATCCGACCAGCGAGGAGACGGCCGCGCTGCGCGCCGTCGGCATCGGCGTCGAGGGAGGTGACAATGGTGAGCATGTCTGA
- a CDS encoding MFS transporter, translating into MTQNDSATPAVVDPGMARESRRVIGATFLGTTIEWYDFFLYAACAALVFGPQFFPSDDPAASQLGAFVTFAFGFVARPLGGILAGHFGDRIGRKRMLVLSLFVMGGATVLIGLVPNFEAIGIAAPILLVVLRLAQGLGVGAEWGGAVTMAIEHAPPQRRALYGAAPMIGLPAGLMLANLMLIVLLAVTGPDFQAWGWRIGFVISVVLVVVGLWTRRRLGESPLFESAVKNAPARVPFMEVFARFTPQLIVTIVIAGVPSILSYLVLTWALSYGTAQLGYGQSALLWIGIACCVLQIVMIPLLARIADRRGLVPMGVLGGILMAATAIVFFLLFNTGEIWLAAVGTILAHASTSFAWAVVPSILTRTFPSRLRYSGVSMAYQFGAIVGGGIAPLIATSLLAATGSTTPVALYVVGASLLMAVCTIAWGRFRPPVDDAA; encoded by the coding sequence ATGACACAGAACGACTCGGCCACGCCGGCCGTCGTCGACCCGGGCATGGCCCGTGAGTCGCGGCGGGTGATCGGCGCCACCTTCCTCGGCACCACCATCGAGTGGTACGACTTCTTCCTCTACGCCGCCTGTGCCGCGCTGGTGTTCGGTCCGCAGTTCTTCCCGTCGGACGATCCCGCTGCGAGCCAGCTCGGAGCTTTCGTGACCTTCGCCTTCGGCTTCGTCGCGCGCCCCTTGGGCGGGATCCTCGCAGGACACTTCGGGGACCGCATCGGACGCAAGCGGATGCTGGTGCTCTCCCTCTTCGTGATGGGCGGGGCCACGGTCCTGATCGGCCTCGTGCCCAACTTCGAGGCCATCGGCATCGCCGCCCCCATCCTCCTCGTCGTGCTGCGTCTGGCGCAGGGACTCGGCGTCGGCGCCGAATGGGGAGGGGCCGTGACGATGGCCATCGAGCACGCGCCGCCGCAGCGCCGGGCGCTCTACGGAGCGGCGCCGATGATCGGCCTGCCCGCCGGGCTCATGCTCGCGAACCTCATGCTGATCGTGCTGCTCGCTGTCACGGGGCCGGATTTCCAGGCGTGGGGATGGCGGATCGGCTTCGTCATCAGCGTCGTTCTCGTCGTCGTCGGTCTGTGGACCAGGCGCCGCCTCGGCGAGAGCCCCCTCTTCGAGTCGGCCGTGAAGAACGCGCCCGCCCGCGTGCCCTTCATGGAGGTCTTCGCCCGGTTCACCCCGCAGCTGATCGTGACGATCGTGATCGCGGGGGTGCCCTCGATCCTCTCCTACCTCGTGCTCACGTGGGCGCTGAGCTACGGAACCGCCCAGTTGGGCTACGGCCAGAGCGCGCTGCTGTGGATCGGCATCGCGTGCTGCGTGCTGCAGATCGTCATGATCCCTCTGCTCGCACGGATCGCCGATCGTCGGGGCCTCGTGCCGATGGGAGTGCTGGGCGGCATCCTCATGGCCGCGACGGCGATCGTCTTCTTCCTCCTGTTCAACACCGGAGAGATCTGGCTCGCCGCAGTGGGCACAATCCTCGCGCACGCGTCGACGTCGTTCGCCTGGGCGGTCGTGCCGTCGATCCTCACCCGCACCTTCCCGAGCCGACTCCGTTACTCGGGCGTGAGCATGGCGTATCAGTTCGGAGCGATCGTCGGCGGCGGCATCGCGCCGCTGATCGCGACCTCGCTTCTGGCGGCGACGGGCTCGACGACACCCGTCGCCCTGTACGTCGTGGGCGCCTCCCTGCTGATGGCCGTCTGCACGATCGCGTGGGGGAGGTTCCGCCCGCCCGTGGACGACGCTGCTTGA
- a CDS encoding MFS transporter, with protein MTIVSAREVLRHAAFRWLLAGRTVGIVGNAVAPIALAFAVLDLTGSPADLGLVVASRSVANVAVLLFGGILADRLPRRVVLVSTALAAAATQATIAALVLTGSATVALLVILSVLNGAVAAVSLPTTAAMVPDTVPTEALRPANAVIRLSLNGGTIVGASAGAAVIAAVGAGWGLVIDAAAFALAAACFARITLTRATAPHAGERFSVLSDLRRGWIEFSSRRWVWTIVAQFAVLNAAFVGATTVLGPVIADASFGRASWGLVIAAQTAGLAIGAIIALRWRPRHAVGIGVGLMAVTAIPVAALGVFPVLPVLLMGFLLGGVAIELFAIAWDHALQTHIPRTALSRVYSWDMLGSFIAIPLGEILVGPLADRFGTTPVLLGCAAVILVATGAAVATRSVRAVQTGGVPHEDAGT; from the coding sequence GTGACCATCGTCAGCGCGCGCGAAGTGCTCCGGCACGCGGCGTTCCGGTGGCTGCTCGCCGGTCGCACGGTGGGCATCGTCGGCAACGCGGTCGCACCCATCGCGCTCGCCTTCGCCGTGCTCGATCTGACGGGCTCCCCCGCCGACCTCGGCCTCGTGGTGGCCTCCCGCTCGGTGGCGAATGTCGCCGTGCTGCTGTTCGGCGGCATCCTCGCGGACCGCCTGCCGCGCCGCGTCGTGCTCGTCTCGACCGCACTCGCGGCGGCGGCGACACAGGCGACGATCGCCGCGCTCGTGCTGACAGGATCGGCGACCGTCGCCCTGCTGGTGATCCTGAGCGTGCTCAACGGCGCCGTCGCGGCGGTCAGCCTGCCGACGACGGCCGCGATGGTCCCCGACACCGTTCCGACAGAGGCGCTCCGGCCCGCGAACGCCGTCATCCGCCTCAGCCTGAACGGGGGCACGATCGTCGGTGCCTCCGCGGGCGCAGCGGTCATCGCCGCGGTGGGAGCGGGGTGGGGGCTGGTGATCGATGCGGCGGCGTTCGCGCTCGCGGCCGCATGCTTCGCGCGGATCACGCTTACCCGCGCGACGGCACCGCACGCGGGCGAACGGTTCTCGGTCCTGTCGGATCTGCGCCGGGGGTGGATCGAGTTCTCGAGCCGGCGCTGGGTCTGGACGATCGTGGCGCAGTTCGCCGTGCTCAACGCCGCCTTCGTGGGGGCGACGACCGTCCTCGGGCCGGTGATCGCGGACGCGTCGTTCGGGCGCGCATCCTGGGGCCTCGTGATCGCCGCGCAGACCGCGGGACTCGCGATCGGCGCCATCATCGCTCTGCGCTGGCGACCCCGCCACGCGGTCGGTATCGGCGTGGGGCTCATGGCCGTGACGGCGATCCCCGTCGCGGCATTGGGGGTGTTCCCCGTGCTCCCCGTGCTGCTCATGGGGTTCCTGCTGGGCGGCGTGGCGATCGAGCTCTTCGCGATCGCATGGGACCACGCTCTGCAGACGCACATCCCCCGGACCGCACTGTCGCGCGTGTACTCGTGGGACATGCTCGGGTCCTTCATCGCCATCCCGCTGGGCGAGATCCTCGTGGGCCCGCTCGCCGACCGTTTCGGCACGACACCGGTTCTGCTCGGTTGCGCCGCGGTCATCCTCGTGGCGACCGGCGCCGCCGTCGCCACACGGAGCGTCCGCGCCGTGCAGACAGGAGGGGTCCCGCACGAGGACGCCGGGACGTGA
- a CDS encoding MerR family transcriptional regulator — translation MSDGSDLSVGQAAHRLGVTVRTLHHWDEIGLARPSVREASGYRRYAGVDLERLQRIVLYRELGIGLDDVRIILDGSALEAADVLRTQRARLGERIEELRRRGDDVERMIDAYENGLTLTVREQVETFGPEWDPRWPLQARERYGDTVQWQQYAERSAEREAADWTRIAQTVSALDAQLAAAVDAGVEPGSEGANALVDRHREVFSQYFPLTRSMQVCLGRMYEADPAFTAHYDAVRPGLAAWLRRAIDARARGEGLDPDGATWE, via the coding sequence ATGTCTGACGGGAGCGACCTGAGCGTCGGACAGGCGGCCCATCGGCTCGGTGTCACGGTGCGCACGCTGCACCACTGGGACGAGATCGGGCTCGCCAGGCCCTCGGTACGAGAGGCCAGTGGGTACCGCCGGTACGCCGGCGTCGACCTGGAGCGGCTGCAGCGAATCGTCCTCTACCGCGAGCTCGGGATCGGGCTCGACGACGTCCGCATCATCCTCGACGGCTCGGCGCTCGAGGCCGCCGACGTGCTCCGCACGCAACGAGCACGGCTGGGGGAGCGCATCGAGGAGCTGCGGCGCCGCGGCGACGATGTCGAGCGGATGATCGATGCGTACGAGAACGGCCTCACGCTCACGGTGCGCGAGCAGGTGGAGACGTTCGGTCCCGAGTGGGATCCGCGGTGGCCGCTGCAGGCGCGCGAGCGATACGGCGACACCGTCCAGTGGCAGCAGTACGCGGAACGCTCGGCCGAGCGGGAGGCGGCGGACTGGACGCGCATCGCGCAGACCGTCAGCGCGCTGGACGCGCAGCTGGCGGCTGCGGTCGACGCCGGAGTCGAGCCGGGCAGCGAGGGTGCGAACGCGCTCGTCGATCGGCACCGCGAGGTGTTCTCGCAGTACTTCCCCCTCACGCGCAGCATGCAGGTCTGCCTCGGCCGCATGTACGAAGCGGATCCCGCGTTCACCGCGCACTACGACGCTGTGCGACCGGGCCTCGCCGCCTGGTTGCGGCGTGCGATCGACGCCCGTGCCCGCGGCGAGGGCCTCGACCCCGACGGGGCCACCTGGGAGTGA
- a CDS encoding YdcF family protein produces MRPLRFALAAATLASAAILTFGEVTHWRASRRRLGSPSARGTEAVVVLGYGNRGPRANRENRYRVRAGLRSIDPAATRSVLVFCGGTVEGPTPEADIMDAYARDELGYRGPSVRERQSRSTWQNIENAIPLIESADVIKIVSNSIHAELARGYLWMLRPDLAARLARGADYRFGEILLVKPVAALLGRKKLRRLRLLD; encoded by the coding sequence GTGCGCCCGCTCCGCTTCGCCTTGGCCGCCGCAACGCTCGCGTCAGCCGCGATCCTCACCTTCGGCGAGGTGACCCACTGGCGTGCGAGCCGGCGACGGCTCGGCTCGCCATCCGCGCGGGGGACGGAGGCCGTCGTCGTCCTCGGCTACGGCAACCGCGGGCCGCGGGCCAATCGCGAGAACCGCTATCGCGTGCGGGCAGGGCTCCGCTCGATCGACCCCGCGGCGACCCGCAGCGTCCTGGTGTTCTGCGGCGGCACGGTGGAGGGCCCGACTCCCGAGGCAGACATCATGGATGCCTACGCCCGCGACGAGCTCGGCTACCGCGGCCCCTCCGTGCGGGAGCGGCAAAGCCGGTCCACGTGGCAGAACATCGAGAATGCGATCCCCCTGATCGAGTCGGCCGACGTCATCAAGATCGTGTCGAACTCGATCCATGCGGAATTGGCCCGCGGATACCTGTGGATGCTGCGACCCGACCTCGCCGCACGACTCGCCCGCGGGGCGGACTACCGCTTCGGCGAGATCCTCCTCGTGAAGCCGGTCGCCGCTCTCCTCGGCCGCAAGAAGCTCCGCCGCCTCCGCTTGCTCGACTGA